The following are encoded in a window of Acinonyx jubatus isolate Ajub_Pintada_27869175 chromosome D4, VMU_Ajub_asm_v1.0, whole genome shotgun sequence genomic DNA:
- the DPM2 gene encoding dolichol phosphate-mannose biosynthesis regulatory protein gives MATGTDQVVGLGLVAISLIIFTYYTAWVILLPFIDSQHVVHKYFLPRAYAVAIPLAAGLLLLLFVGVFITYVMLKNQKVTKKAQ, from the exons ATG GCCACGGGGACAGACCAGGTGGTGGGACTCGGCCTCGTCGCCATTAGCCTGATCATCTTCACCTACTACACCGCCTGGGTGATTCTCTTG CCGTTCATTGACAGCCAACATGTCGTCCACAAGTACTTCCTGCCCCGGGCCTACGCTGTTGCCATCCCACTGGCCGCTGGCCTCCTGCTGCTCCTGTTTGTGG GAGTGTTCATCACCTACGTGATGCTGAAGAACCAGAAAGTGACCAAAAAGGCTCAGTGA